In Episyrphus balteatus chromosome 4, idEpiBalt1.1, whole genome shotgun sequence, the sequence aatttaaaatttgataatttgaagaaatttcataagtagtataaaaaaattaaatctgtttttataattaataaaactccgttttaaaatatcttaaaaaaaaaaaaaatatgccattttatttctcgtataaaaaggtatttttagaaaaaaaaattttgaaaattgtaggagccgttttttaaaaaaaaaattttttatatataaaatttttttaacatttttcaaaaaaaaagttggtatgccattttgaagaaataattaatttacacattaaaactaaatttcaaaatttttcattgattcgttttcaaaaaattgatttttcaaaaaaaaattttgaaatattttttaaaaaaccaaaaatgcgttttttgaaaattttctaaaattttaatattatctttacttacacacttttgtataaaaattttcatttaaatcgggttaatgttgtacgagatattcagaaatgaaaaaacccgttctatgacaggtaccgttaataacggtacaaaaaatattttttttatttaaaaagttggctcttatgtgtagtactacacacaaaaattttaatcaaaatcgttagagccgtttttgaaaaaaattaccttttctatttccgttacatggcaggtaccgttagttttggtcataaaaaaaaaatttcaatttcccctctagggaatcaccaaaaactgctaactaccaagtttgaagaaaatcacttcactcgtttaggctgcagctccagatagagacagacacacagacagacagacagacagacagacagacatacagacagacagacagacagacagacagacagaattgccggacccacttttttggcattctccatcatcgtaatgtcatgtaaaattgttatctcgagttcgattttttttacgaatcctaaacttgccctatagtacctatatcgcaagtaaaaaatacgtatttgctatattagttggacaaataagaagttaaattcaattatgtcccccaaactgacataagtatacttatgttttttttttctatttcaacgtttttgcgatcttctcacaaaaacaaaaccatatatgtatagtatatctattagggtgggtcaaaaaaatcgaaaattttttttttgatttggtactccgaaaaatcgattgctagacccctctagaatatacacaccaaatatgagctctttatattaatgggaaggtcctccgctttgtaattttccatttttacattaagcttctactaaaaaaaaataatttttttattaattgactttttagcaaatttcttttcatattcttgtaggaaattgaacgctctaaaaaaaaggtcttatacacttttttcgtttatctaaccgttgaatagatatttgaggtccaaaaatcgagaaaatctttaaaaattcgttttttgttcttaattttgtaacaaattgaaaaattataaagatcaaacgcgcaagacatattcttgttgaaaattgattgctccacaaaaaaggtcttattaacttttttcattaatctaaccattctaaagatattcgaggtcaaagttaaaaaaaaatataaaaacattttttatttttaaaaaatttctaattcactgaaacttcattattttcaaattagcaagatatattcttgtaggggcttaaacgttctacaaaaaattctttggaatgaaattgattgctttaaccgtttagaagatattcgtatccaaaccaatgctcactgatttcaatagttttcttatgacccgtatgcattgcgatttggatacgaatatcttctaaacggttaaagcaatcaatttcattccaaggaattttttgtagaacgtttaagcccctaaaagaatatatcttgctaatttgaaaataatgaagtttcagtgaattagaaattttttaaaaataaaaaatgtttttatatttttttttaactttgacctcgaatatctttagaatggttagattaatgaaaaaagttaataagaccttttttgtggagcaatcaattttcaacaagaatatgtcttgcgcgtttgatctttataatttttcaatttgttacaaaattaagaacaaaaaacgaatttttaaagattttctcgatttttggacctcaaatatctattcaacggttagataaacgaaaaaagtgtataagaccttttttttagagcgttcaatttcctacaagaatatgaaaagaaatttgctaaaaagtcaattaataaaaaaattatttttttttagtagaagcttaatgtaaaaatggaaaattacaaagcggaggaccttcccattaatataaagagctcatatttggtgtgtatattctagaggggtctagcaatcgatttttcggagtaccaaatcaaaaaaaaaaatttcgatttttttgacccaccctaatatctatacctatccaatcaaaattttacaagattaaataacacccattttcgctttactcatttagttctgaccaatgagaaaaatgttaatctcttgtttgtatttccataattccatatcgttcctagcaattgttgccaaccaaaaaatcacatgtcatagcttaacataactttagaattcgtaactctagtttttcgtaacttcggtttcgcgtaactttgatgCTCATAACTCTGTcacccgtaactctggtattcgtaacttcgtcggtttaccattttttttattgaagttcGATTTGAATACAAGATAAAGTAGTTATTGAAATCTTGATAATACAAGGTACTTTTGAATCTTATTCATATTAATTAAAAGCTCCTTTGACTCACCTTAAGGTTTATCTTCAAATAATTCTGTGGTATTCCATTCTGCTCGTAAATTACATCCGCTATCGCTGGAATATATTTCCCAGCAAATGATTCACCGGTAATATAAAAGCTATTTGTCTGCAGTGAtggaaacaatttaaaaaactgcACCAAACCAGTGTATAAATGACGAGCCACTCCAGTTATAGTTTCACAATATCCATCCGAACTTGTGAAACTAAATCCCGTCCCGACTGGATTATCAATATAAAGCATATGATATTTCTTGTGCCACGAATAGGGATTATCTGCATAAATTATTTACAATCCACAATTAGCTGGAAGCGTCTGATGTAATAGCACCACTTATTTCTAAATGTACAAACCTCTTAACTTCGTGCCATCCAAAAAGAAAGGTCCATTCTCTGTGAATAATGCCATTAATGATGATACTCCTGGGCCGCCCTGCAGCCACAGAACAACAGGTTTACCATCGGCTCCATAGTTGGTGGTCTCATTAGCCGATAGCTTCTTCAAATATTCATGATCGAAGTCAGTGTCCTCTGTCTCGCCCGCATCCGCTTCATCGTCGAGGTCATTCTCGCCACTCGAAAGCAATAATCGTTGTGACCCTTCGGCTGGGAAGAACCAGAAGAATAAATTCGAATCTCGTTCCTCATCAACTGTCAGATAGCCTTAGCAAcgccaataacaacaacaaacacaaaaaaaaaacattctaaaTGAGTGAAAGTTATGACCATGAATTGCGCACTATATGCTAAACCAACCAGCATAACTTGTCGTGTTGAGAAATAAGCTCCTGTCGACTTTGGCCAATTTCCTGGCAGTCGACTGCAGGCCAGCTTCAATGTATGGGGTCAGTAGCAGTCTGCCATCTTCAAGatcgtttttattgaagttGTATCCATCAGAGGGGAACTTAGGTATTCCAAAAGTCGGAAGAAGTTGGCACCGTACCGTAGTGACAATGACAAGCACGCACATTAATCCCAACACCCGAACCTTGTTCATCTCGTCGCCTCGCGTATTTGTGGACGCACTATTTTTCTGTCGAATAAGGTGGAAGGAGTGTTCACTCCCGCGTGGTAAGGCTTCAACTGCCTTTGCGTCAGAACGCACAATAATCTTTATATGGGTAACAATGGATGGACTGCTGTTTTTCCCTATTCCTCTATACCCTCTGTACCCTCCCATCATCGTAGACCATTTCCATTAAAACCTCCTCTCGTTGAATTAACTGAATCAAGAAGCGCTTAAACATAATCAAGCAAATAATAACCACAGGTGGGTACAGAATACAAAGTGGCTCTCACCTGGTCGACTAGCCATCTCTAccaattatattattattatacgaTGACGATCGGCAACAATGATTGACTGGGAGACGATCGGGTTTTTGGCCGATTACCCATTGTACTGTCATTGTTTACATGCGGTGAGACTTGGACTGAACTTGAATATATGAGGTGTTGTAGGTCTTGTTTTTCTTCCACCTGAATACGCACTTATGTTTTGATCACTTGACTTCACATAATGCATTGGGGTCTATGAAATTGGGCTTGGGGCACCATCAACACTGTATTAAAAGGGTGATAACCGAATAAGATTTGAGTATACTGATGCTTAATTAAGGTGACTTTTTGGAGACAGTGATAATTAGGTCAATTAGAACTTGAAACATTTCTTGTTTACTTCAAAAGTTATCATTCCCTTGtggctttttttttctgtaaaatgttGGATGATGGATATAGATATAATAACACAATTCCAGTTATTTATGTGTACCTACTGTATAGTGAAAATTGTGTTGCTAAATTGTTTGTACTAAGTTAAAAGGACTGTCTGTACATTATGTCTAAATTAAATCATCTTGGATCATTATTAAGATGAATCAGTTAATAACAGCCTCctggtttgtgtttttttaattggtttattCAACCGGATTTTTAAGTTCAGTATAAAACTACACCTCTTGGCAATATTCGAActccaaaattttgaagaacaTTATTTAATAGTCTGAGAATATCAAAGTGAAGAAATATCtacaataaaaatgtttttatatagaaataggTATCCGcattgtatacatttttgtttctgttgagaaaaataatgtatgtaggtacctcCTAACGTGATTTGACTAtcattttattatataaataaatgtgtttcatgaaaaatttaTAAGGAGATGTAACCTATAGTTGTGTCTTATCTTCAATTATTAGGTCTACACTCTACAAAATAGGTACACATATCAAAGCAATATCACATTTTAAttccatttgaaaaaattaaagcagATTACATTTATGACAgcccgactaacaaatttgcttctataaagctttacacgtggtaatgtagctcctgtaaagcttaATAGAAGGGATATTGTTTGTTGGGAGTGAGCTCCACCGAGACGAAAcgataaatttttgtatgaactaAATGCCGTAAAAAGCTATATTAATAATGCTTATTCTTCTACTTTGTACTGATTTAAGTAGTAGCTACAtagattttatattataaaaccaatctttttcttctttacGACATTATTTTTAAGGCTCTTtggcaaaataattttgttcacaaaaatttaaaaaaatattttaaaacccttttgtatagtacctatattacaaaaacaaatcttacTTACAAAAATGATGCAGGAAGCTTTTAATATATGAATGCGGTAGCTCGAGATATATTTAAGATCCCTTTAAAAACTTAACTTGGCTCGAACTGCATACCTTATACGATTTAGGCCTTAACTATAATAatctaaaaagtgaaaaaatgggaaatttacaagagtaatcatttttttaatttctttctagcgctattagcttagaaaaaaactacaaaaattgtttttgaaactaaaaacttagctttctgcatcatttgttcaaattttggtcggaaaaactatcacaaaatgagtttgaaaatgtctcattttgactttttgcctttgtagttatacctttatgATTTAATGACTGcttcatttttgtaaatttttaattcgaaaaaaatatctttttgtaCCTTTTTACATTTTAAGAGTAGGTACATATGAAGATAATACTTAAGCCTGTAGTACGCGCTTGTGATAAAGTCTAGTACCTACGTTGATGATGCGAAACGCAATATCAACggaaaaatattcacaaattacaaaatattaatcataaagTAAAAGCAAAGACTCATCTCAGAGAAagatgcaatgacaaaatgaacaacagaAGCAATCAAACCAAACATTTCGTTTggagaaaaaaattgcatctgattttttaatttttgtctttgcatgtgcttttatttaagtatttttttcgtttcatatAAGCAGCCTGAGTaggtactaggctttaattaaaaataattcaaaaaaataatcactTGCATACTTTTAGATGCACATGGATTAGTACACAGGTACTTTCCACCACAACTAGATGTCgctttttaattgtaaaaaaattcaattcaaagaacaaaaattCTGTTGTGTTCGTTAATTCGTTTTGGTTGTGTGTTGTCTCTTGTGTGAAATGtgaatttcttctaaataataaataatcttaaaataaataaagctttttcaacacaaaatattataataattttgtattcttatGTATGTTTCAAATACAATACCTAGTTAAGAATGTAATTAAATTTGAACGTAATCAACTTGTtgaagtctatacaaaaaattcgTGTTTGATGTTGTTTCCTAGAAAGGTACCTactttcattaaataaaatgattCCGATTGCAAAAATTCTATCGATAAATAGGTGATCCAtgaattacttgaaaaattaacAAGTAAAACACCTAAATCTATTATGTAAGTACCTGCCTATATAAAACATATACAGTAAATCCCGCTTAAGAGAACCCCGTTTAAAAGAAAAGCCCGCTTATCTGAAACACTTTTCTTATCCCCAAATATTGTATTTAACTTAAATTAGGTTCTTTTAAGTGAAGCTCGCTAAAGTGAAAGAGGGACTTTGGCATTTTCCCgtttctcttaagcgggttttaTTGTACCTATTTATTTACCTACCCCATCAAATTTAATGAAGATCTTATCTGTAACCACATACTTATAATTTATAAACACCCTCCACACATACCTATACACCCTCCATAACACACATTCACAGGTACCTACTTATCAtttatttaatgatttttttttaaatattttattatacataaataCGCATTTAATAAATGAACGAATTTAATAATTTAGATGTCTTTTTCACTCtcaatttttactaaaaaaaagtgcatttataGAAAATGACGTCACCAACTAAAAATGAACAATTCACGCAGGGTAGCAAAAAATTGATCTTTCTCTTCCTTTGAGATAATCTCCTGAATTACACgtggttaaaattaattttttctctctCATTTCTAATTCTCTATTATATTTCAAAGATAAATAGTTGGGTTATTCAAAACAAAGCTCAACTTTATGATTTAATAATTAAATGCCagcttttttgagttttgacccATTGTGcagcgtaaagcaaaattgttctaagtcacaaaatgcaaattttactggggacgatttttaagtttcaaattggtttaaagctacagttttctgctcgtttgcctttcaagttatgtttttttataaagtttgttcttttctcttgaattaaatatacaagtttaccccattagtaggtgcatactatttttaaatattttttaaaactaaaaacaaaaaattggacatagaacagtTCCTATACAAGTACTCACTTGCAccaaaaagtggacttagaacaaagtATGAtttgacttagaacaatcaagaatactcgggtctCATTTTCAGAAAGTAAGTacctgtgtttatttttctatatccaacaaaattatattatctgctgaaaagaaattttttacacaaaacccTTTTCAAATTCgtaaagagcaccctcaaattagtaaaactgcaccATTATCTCATTTttggtaaaaagtggatttagaacaaatTGATTTACGCCGAAgatataggtacctatttcaattcttttgtatgaattttggtttatttgcaacaattttttttttttttttgttttaccttaTTGCGGTCAAACCATATAGTTTTTGGTTTGGATGTGCAACCAAAATCTGATAACGCAGATTTATAGGTTCATGTCTCCTAATACCGATTTCAAAAGTCTGGGGACTTTTTTTTACCGCCGCCGCCGCACAGTGGGACGACccatagcaataaataaaaaatacaactatTTTAGCGgtactttttattaattgtttagTCTTCCTAAATATATGAAAGCtctaaatgtaaaaaatgttttggaaaTATTCGTGTGGTTATAAATTAATTCAACAATGGTTAATAATAGTAATGAAGGtatcttcattaaaaatggtttttaaaaaagtggatttatttttgtggttgtgtttttttatgtCCATTTTTAGTGTATTTGTTTgtgcctaaaaaaaaacatcgttcTTAACTTTGTATTTCTAAATATTGTCGAAAATGGGTCTTgggttcttttttgttttataatcagCAATGTGTTCTTAAactaaatcacgaaaaaaatccTGCTCCAACTTGCAATTCTTTATGAAATTGACATTTTATGGGATCAACTGCGTTCATCAAAAATGGTGACTTATTCAAAATATGGCTcgattgtgaaaatttcaaacttttcaaacaaaattaagcaGTTAATTGGATTGGAATAGCTTAATGAAGGAGAAAATgcgaaatttaaagaaatttcgagGCTTTTTATGTCAGTTTGAAGCAAAAATGGCAGCATTGCCAGAGAAAGGAGGAGATCTTTATGGACAATAACCAACGACGGcttcacttcatttttttttgcaagttcgTAGACCAGAACATAAGCTTCTTTCTatttgatgaaagaaaaaaaaatatcctagaGAACTTCAGGCAAAAAATGGGACCTCTGGTGGACCAAACCTGGGTATGGCACAACAAATGATGTCAATACTCGTCGACGTTCTTTTTCGAATCCAAAGTTGAGTTCCGAAATAACCCGTATAGATAAGAATATTGTCTTTgaatttgcattaattttgaCAACACTTGCTGCTGGTCGAGAAATAAAAATGGACACGTTTGAAGAActaatttttggaacaaaaaatctttatctTTCGGAGTAAGGCTGGTACTGTATGTCTAGCAGTGAATATAAACTTTTACTCCATGCAAAAAACATAATAAGGTTTATTCATTTACCTATACCTAGGTGTTCTTCCGATAGAAGCGTTGTAAGCaaggtacaaaaaaaaggaaagctaGTTTGGATCATACTCAAAAGAGTTCGACGTTGAATTCAATAACCGACTTGATTAATCATTTATTTATAACGTCATATCTTTAAATTTGAACATCAAAACTAGTGCTGCATTTCAATTCTCAAAAATTGACCCAAATATGAATTTTACTGGGTTAACAACAGTTAAAATGCAGAATTATACCCATGGAGTTAGATCTTAGTAATATGCATAATTCTTCCGAAAGTCATGGTGATTAATTTATGTATAGaagtataaatttgtttaactatTTATTTAGCTATTAAAATAATGTAATCTAGATAGCAAAACATAagcaaacaattataaataaaaattaaaataaaaacaagttcgctgctcagctcttttataaaaaatatcctagatttatatgttttagtgtatcaatttctttgtttttaggtTGCAATCATAGATATAAGTGATAAAATACTATTTTAAGCATATTTGgctgaatttcttattttattcccaagatattaattttgccgTTTTTCCCATACACTCGTTCCACTGTGCGCCGCCACGGCCATTACACCACCACCGATTAAAATTAGACCTAtatgggttttattttattggtacctactcagtattttttttttttttttgagtaaacattgtatgctgtaaacaacaatttattatttttaattatttattaacaattcttattgttgaagggtcaaaaatttattagttaagaaaaaaaatttctctataaaccaacaaataaaaaacttttgtttatccttagcaatcttGTGTTGTTTTTTCCCGTGTAAAactttactgagctaagtactgagttaccaataaaaacAGCCAATATTAGACagcaaatatgatttttttttttcaaaaaaccatctCCGGAACTTGGTATAACGAAATAAcgattcttttttaaattataaagtgttttttgtatgcaaaactAAAGCCTCCTCTCAAAAGATCAACGCTACAATAATTGTAGGCACTAAAAGCAGTAGGCATTTACCTACATCCTACATGGCAATCTATTTGAGTCACAAATATGGTTTTCGGCTCTGATTATTGGGAATCTTAAAAGCTTTATACGATGATATGTAtatcgtttatttcaaaaattaatattaaacagctaaaatgaccaaaaattaaatagttgGAAGAAAACAATTTCACTTGATTTTTAATATCGGCTATTATTTCACTTCAACCTAGCTGTAGTTAGAATAGGCACCTATAGAAATTTCATGAAGTTTCTTTTTCGCCTTTTTCGGAAATAAAATGACAACATATctaaaataatgcattttcctTGTTTTTGGTAAAGGCGAAACATtccaaaaaattgtaggtaggtattttgagaaaaatagatttttacaagatagtaaattttgttaattttatctTGTAACCAACTAAATCAAAAATGAACTCCCCAGCTTCTAAACTAATAGAATTACCTTTACCTAAATAATTCTTATGTTAAAAAAACCACAAGTTAATCATATCCCATATGGTCTAGTGGCTAGGATATCTGGCTTTCACCCAGAAGGCCCGGGTTCGATTCCCGGTatgggaaatatttttttttatttttcatcgaaACAAAGGTGTTCAGAAATAGTTTGCAATCTTTTCTCAACAGCGATTATTCAAATGAGCGTCTATAGAATTTTCATAGGACCGAAGGCACTATCTAAAAAAATAGTGGGCTGGGCATGATAGACATGATTATCGGGGGAAGAACCAGAAATAGACCGCTTCTATATCATCTTTTGAATCCAAGCGGCTTCGATTAAAATGTAAAAGAGATAATTTGTGAAAACATTTCATTTGTGTTCTATACGAAACAGGCTATAATATGGGTACAAAAGTTAATTAATTTCCGTTTTAATTACATAGTTTGAGAATTTTTGTTAGTAAGTACAATAAGTTATAACTTTTAAGTTAACTTGATCGCGGTTTCTTATAGAcataattttaagatattttcggattagccgcgttttaaataaagaaagtaCTTTTTTACTCCCCCGAACGTTTCGCATCAAGTTTCATTGAGCGTGGTCACCGAGTGTGGTTTCCCGCTCAATGAAACTTGATGCGAAACGTTCGGGGTGAGTACAAAAGtactttctttattaaaaacgCGGCTACACATAATAATATCATCATGGTATTAAATATATACCAGAGTTTTTAAAGTAAATGTACAATGGCACTCCTCTAAACACAAGTAGTAAGTACATCGCAGGTATTACATTTTGGTACATTAAC encodes:
- the LOC129918602 gene encoding venom serine carboxypeptidase-like, with the translated sequence MMGGYRGYRGIGKNSSPSIVTHIKIIVRSDAKAVEALPRGSEHSFHLIRQKNSASTNTRGDEMNKVRVLGLMCVLVIVTTVRCQLLPTFGIPKFPSDGYNFNKNDLEDGRLLLTPYIEAGLQSTARKLAKVDRSLFLNTTSYAGYLTVDEERDSNLFFWFFPAEGSQRLLLSSGENDLDDEADAGETEDTDFDHEYLKKLSANETTNYGADGKPVVLWLQGGPGVSSLMALFTENGPFFLDGTKLRDNPYSWHKKYHMLYIDNPVGTGFSFTSSDGYCETITGVARHLYTGLVQFFKLFPSLQTNSFYITGESFAGKYIPAIADVIYEQNGIPQNYLKINLKGLALGNALSDPYNMVDYSDFAYQLGLIGRKGYQEMKLTESLIRAYIDQPKLAKAYWDSTLHLFTVHSNYSNMYNIQEPESMDLFPYKPFIDQPHIREALHVGGHPFSGPNTVYTHLINDFMTTAMHWTERLLDAGLRIMYYNGNWDFIVAYPLSENAFHKMQWSGAEDYKSATRRPFKVNGKLHGYVTKARNFYEVSIISAGHMVPTDQPIACLTLIDRFFTNKL